One part of the Brevundimonas sp. NIBR11 genome encodes these proteins:
- a CDS encoding amidohydrolase family protein — MLIRVVLSAVVGLSAANTGWAQTAAPPAPAVTAAAAPTEADEAPKWDVQNPPGPSTEAAIDVTEGTWMALDVSPDGREIVFDLLGDIYVMPSGGGQARAIASGVAWDMQPKYSPDGTKIAFTSDRDGGDNIWVMDRDGSNPTQVSDESFRLLNSPDWSPDGEFIVGRKHFTSSRSLGAGEMWMYHRSGGGGVQLTTRRTPQKDSGEPAFSPDGRYLYFSDDNTPGDTFQYSKDVNGEIYVIQRLDRETGEVEEFLGGPGGSIRPTPSPDGKSLAFIRRVRYQSTLFVMDIESGRETAIYSGLDRDMQETWAIHGVYPAMSWTPDNRSIVFWAGGHINRIDVTSREVTNIPFHVADTRRVTEAVRFPVDVAPDTFDVKMVRWARTSPDGSRVVYEALGNLWIKDLPDGTPRRLTRQTDHFELYPNWSRDGRSIVYTTWDDQDLGTVRVIPAGGGEGRVVTRNPGHYIEPSFSPDGRTIVYRTVADGTLTSGLWSREPGIYRIPAAGGEATFVTDDGTTPQFGASNDRIYFTGREDGKAALKSSDLNGHDERTHLLSEWAADFVLSPDEHWIAWTERFNAYVAPFTRTGRPVTLSADGKALPQTRFTRDAGDWLTWSGDSSSLSWSLGPQLFSRPLNQGFAFVEGAPDDLPKPPETGINLGFTQAADRPEGRLALTGARIVTMNGDRVIEDGIIVTNGNRIEAIGPRSEVTVPAGAVVVDVAGKTIIPGIVDAHWHGSMGSDEIIPQQSWVDYAALAFGVTTIHDPSNDTSEIFAHSELARAGRVVAPRIFSTGTILYGANTPFTAVVNDLDDALSALRRQQAVGAWSVKSYNQPRRDQRQQIIEAARQLHMNVVPEGGSLYQHNMTMIVDGHTTIEHSIPVAHLYDDVRDLWRQSQTAYNPTLVVAYGGSSGENYWYQESEVWNHPILTQYVPRRLLDARARRPVTQPANEWNHIQIAEQAKALNDLGVVVEIGAHGQREGLGAHWEMWMLQQGGFTPMEALRAATLNGARALGMDRDVGSLEVGKLADLVVLDANPLESIRNTTSIRYTLANGRLYDTRMNEVGLRERARKPFWFENESDQGFAVGATDAEGHGHGGD; from the coding sequence ATGTTGATCCGTGTCGTGTTGAGCGCCGTCGTGGGCTTGTCCGCGGCGAACACAGGGTGGGCCCAGACGGCCGCGCCGCCCGCGCCCGCCGTCACCGCCGCCGCCGCCCCGACCGAGGCCGACGAGGCGCCGAAGTGGGACGTGCAGAACCCGCCGGGTCCGTCGACCGAGGCGGCGATCGACGTCACCGAAGGCACCTGGATGGCGCTGGACGTCAGTCCGGACGGACGCGAGATCGTCTTCGACCTGCTGGGCGACATCTATGTCATGCCGAGCGGCGGCGGGCAGGCGCGGGCCATTGCTTCTGGGGTCGCCTGGGACATGCAGCCGAAATACTCGCCGGACGGGACGAAGATCGCTTTCACCTCCGACCGCGACGGCGGCGACAACATCTGGGTCATGGACCGCGACGGCTCGAACCCGACGCAGGTGTCGGACGAGAGCTTCCGCCTCTTGAACTCGCCCGACTGGTCGCCGGACGGCGAGTTCATCGTAGGTCGCAAACACTTCACCTCGTCCCGGTCGCTGGGGGCCGGCGAGATGTGGATGTATCACCGCAGCGGCGGAGGCGGCGTGCAACTGACCACGCGCCGGACGCCGCAGAAGGATTCGGGCGAGCCCGCCTTCTCGCCGGACGGCCGCTATCTGTATTTCTCCGACGACAACACGCCGGGCGACACCTTCCAGTATTCCAAGGACGTCAACGGCGAGATCTACGTCATCCAGCGGCTGGATCGCGAGACGGGCGAGGTCGAGGAGTTCCTGGGCGGGCCGGGCGGATCGATCCGGCCGACACCCTCGCCGGACGGCAAGTCCCTGGCCTTCATCCGGCGCGTTCGCTACCAGTCGACCCTGTTCGTGATGGACATCGAGAGCGGGCGCGAGACGGCGATCTATTCCGGTCTCGACCGCGACATGCAGGAGACCTGGGCGATCCACGGCGTCTATCCAGCCATGAGCTGGACGCCGGACAACCGCTCGATCGTCTTCTGGGCCGGCGGGCACATCAACCGCATCGACGTGACCTCGCGCGAGGTCACGAATATCCCGTTTCACGTCGCCGACACCCGCCGCGTGACCGAGGCCGTGCGGTTCCCGGTCGACGTCGCGCCCGACACCTTCGACGTGAAGATGGTGCGCTGGGCCCGGACCTCGCCGGACGGTTCGCGCGTCGTCTATGAGGCGCTGGGCAATCTGTGGATCAAGGATCTGCCCGATGGGACGCCACGTCGCCTGACGCGCCAGACCGATCATTTCGAGCTCTATCCCAACTGGTCGCGGGACGGCCGATCGATCGTCTACACCACCTGGGACGACCAGGACCTGGGGACCGTGCGGGTCATCCCGGCCGGCGGCGGCGAGGGGCGGGTCGTGACCCGCAACCCCGGGCACTATATCGAGCCGAGCTTCTCTCCGGACGGCCGGACCATTGTCTATCGCACGGTCGCCGACGGAACCCTGACCTCGGGCCTGTGGAGCCGCGAGCCGGGCATCTATCGCATCCCGGCGGCGGGCGGGGAGGCGACCTTCGTCACCGACGACGGAACGACGCCCCAGTTCGGCGCCTCGAACGACCGCATCTATTTCACCGGCCGCGAGGACGGGAAGGCGGCGCTGAAGTCGTCGGACCTGAACGGCCATGACGAACGCACCCACCTGCTCAGCGAATGGGCGGCGGACTTCGTTTTGTCGCCGGACGAGCACTGGATCGCCTGGACCGAGCGGTTCAACGCCTATGTCGCGCCGTTTACGCGCACGGGGCGGCCGGTGACCCTGTCGGCGGACGGCAAGGCCTTGCCGCAGACGCGCTTCACCCGCGACGCCGGGGACTGGCTGACCTGGTCGGGCGACAGCTCCAGCCTGAGCTGGTCGCTGGGGCCGCAGCTGTTCAGCCGCCCGCTGAACCAGGGCTTCGCCTTCGTCGAGGGCGCGCCGGACGACCTGCCCAAGCCGCCGGAGACGGGGATCAACCTCGGCTTCACTCAGGCCGCCGATCGTCCCGAGGGTCGTCTGGCCCTGACCGGCGCGCGCATCGTCACCATGAACGGCGACCGCGTCATCGAGGACGGGATCATCGTCACCAACGGCAACCGCATCGAGGCCATCGGTCCGCGTAGCGAGGTGACGGTCCCGGCCGGCGCCGTCGTCGTGGACGTGGCCGGCAAGACCATCATCCCCGGCATCGTCGACGCCCACTGGCACGGCTCCATGGGGTCGGACGAGATCATCCCTCAACAGAGTTGGGTCGACTACGCGGCCCTGGCGTTCGGCGTGACCACGATCCACGATCCGTCGAACGACACGTCGGAGATCTTCGCTCACTCCGAACTGGCCCGCGCCGGTCGGGTCGTGGCGCCGCGCATCTTCTCGACGGGAACCATCCTGTATGGCGCCAACACGCCGTTCACGGCGGTGGTCAACGATCTGGACGACGCCCTGTCGGCCCTGCGCCGCCAGCAGGCGGTCGGCGCCTGGAGCGTCAAGAGCTACAACCAGCCGCGCCGCGACCAGCGCCAGCAGATCATCGAGGCGGCGCGCCAGCTGCACATGAACGTCGTGCCCGAGGGCGGGTCCCTCTACCAGCACAACATGACGATGATCGTGGACGGTCATACGACGATCGAACATTCGATCCCGGTGGCCCACCTGTACGACGACGTCCGCGACCTCTGGCGTCAGTCGCAGACCGCCTACAACCCGACTCTGGTCGTGGCCTATGGGGGGTCGTCGGGCGAGAATTACTGGTACCAGGAGAGCGAGGTCTGGAACCATCCGATCCTGACCCAATATGTGCCGCGTCGTCTGCTGGACGCCCGCGCGCGACGCCCGGTGACCCAGCCGGCCAACGAGTGGAACCACATTCAGATCGCCGAACAGGCCAAGGCGCTGAACGACCTCGGCGTCGTCGTCGAGATCGGCGCCCACGGCCAGCGCGAGGGGCTGGGCGCGCACTGGGAAATGTGGATGCTGCAACAGGGCGGCTTCACCCCGATGGAGGCTTTGCGCGCCGCGACCCTGAACGGCGCGCGCGCCCTAGGAATGGATCGCGACGTGGGCTCGCTGGAGGTCGGGAAGCTCGCCGATCTCGTGGTGCTCGACGCCAATCCCCTGGAGAGCATCCGCAACACGACGTCGATCCGCTACACCCTGGCCAATGGACGCCTCTACGACACTCGCATGAACGAGGTCGGGCTGCGCGAGCGGGCCCGGAAGCCGTTCTGGTTCGAGAACGAGAGCGACCAGGGCTTCGCGGTCGGGGCGACCGACGCCGAAGGGCACGGGCACGGGGGCGACTGA
- a CDS encoding Crp/Fnr family transcriptional regulator, with product MSVSDRDPDGNRLWAQMSADDKAALRPFMTLRHLPQGDVVTQTGEEVKVVYLPVSADVANVISFEDGRSGMATNVGREGVTGLAAFLADEPCGWDVEVQIAGDAWALPASALKARVMDSPPLLRLLMRLTHNNQIEAAQNAVCNAVHTVTPRLARWLLTIQDRTGRDEFHLTQDDLATTMSVRRTTVNASWQELSKLGGIKSRRGVVKIVSRDILGHASCECYAALRQRTAPMD from the coding sequence ATGAGCGTTTCGGACAGGGATCCCGACGGGAATCGGCTGTGGGCGCAGATGTCGGCCGACGACAAGGCGGCGTTGCGCCCGTTCATGACCTTGAGGCACCTGCCCCAGGGCGACGTCGTCACGCAGACGGGAGAAGAGGTGAAGGTCGTCTATCTGCCCGTGTCGGCGGACGTGGCCAACGTCATCAGTTTCGAGGACGGGCGATCGGGCATGGCCACCAATGTCGGGCGCGAGGGCGTGACGGGCCTGGCCGCCTTTCTCGCCGACGAACCGTGCGGCTGGGACGTGGAGGTCCAGATCGCGGGCGACGCCTGGGCTCTGCCGGCCAGCGCTCTGAAGGCCCGCGTCATGGACAGTCCTCCCCTGCTGCGGCTGCTGATGCGTCTGACCCACAACAACCAGATCGAGGCGGCTCAGAACGCGGTCTGCAACGCCGTGCACACGGTGACGCCGCGACTGGCGCGCTGGCTATTGACCATCCAGGATCGGACGGGGCGAGACGAGTTCCACCTGACCCAGGACGATCTGGCCACGACGATGAGCGTGCGGCGCACCACGGTGAATGCCTCCTGGCAGGAGCTCAGCAAGCTTGGCGGAATCAAGAGTCGACGCGGCGTCGTGAAGATCGTCAGCCGAGACATTCTCGGGCATGCGTCCTGCGAATGCTACGCCGCGCTGCGACAGCGAACTGCGCCCATGGACTAA
- a CDS encoding HWE histidine kinase domain-containing protein, with product MSPVETQPVAPVWNEIHLRLAVKAAGIALWSWNVDTDRLTMDDIGYRLWGLETEDEVSFEDLSERIHPADRDRVRTAFTATRGIVGPYEIDFRIMISDDIHWVSARGRGDDEGIVGRVMFGVFLDVTGRKRAEEAHELLAGEMSHRVKNLIAIAGALASMTSKSTASTEDMARELTQRLAALGRAHDLVRPRAGEPQTSALLGDLLSVLLTPYDATGAFQGRVRVAVPRLTIGETAATNLALVLHELATNSVKYGALSSDTGLLDVSSQLQDEVVEIVWIERGGPPVCRPSPTRGFGSGLLDRILKHQFSGAAEYDWDVEGLTVTLRIPRDRLSV from the coding sequence TTGAGCCCCGTCGAGACCCAACCCGTCGCGCCTGTCTGGAACGAGATCCACCTTCGCCTTGCCGTCAAGGCTGCAGGCATCGCCCTGTGGTCCTGGAACGTCGACACGGATCGGCTGACCATGGACGACATCGGTTACCGTCTGTGGGGTCTCGAAACAGAGGACGAGGTTTCATTCGAGGATCTGTCGGAACGGATCCACCCCGCTGACAGGGACCGGGTGCGCACCGCCTTCACCGCGACGCGCGGGATCGTCGGTCCCTACGAAATCGACTTCCGGATCATGATTTCCGACGACATCCACTGGGTTTCGGCGAGAGGTCGAGGCGACGACGAAGGCATCGTCGGCCGCGTCATGTTCGGCGTCTTCCTCGACGTCACAGGCCGCAAGCGGGCCGAGGAGGCTCATGAGCTTCTTGCCGGAGAAATGAGCCATCGGGTCAAGAACCTGATCGCCATCGCGGGCGCGCTCGCGTCCATGACCTCGAAGTCCACGGCGTCCACCGAGGACATGGCCCGCGAGTTGACCCAGCGTCTCGCAGCGCTCGGACGGGCCCACGATCTTGTCCGCCCGAGAGCCGGCGAGCCCCAGACCAGCGCCCTCCTCGGCGATCTGCTTTCGGTTCTGCTGACACCGTACGACGCGACCGGCGCATTCCAGGGACGGGTCCGCGTCGCCGTTCCACGCCTGACCATCGGCGAAACGGCGGCGACAAACCTCGCTCTCGTCCTGCACGAACTGGCCACCAACTCGGTCAAATACGGCGCCCTGTCATCCGACACCGGGCTGCTCGATGTCTCGAGCCAGCTCCAGGACGAGGTTGTGGAGATCGTCTGGATTGAGCGCGGGGGTCCGCCTGTTTGCAGGCCGAGCCCGACCCGCGGGTTCGGCAGCGGACTCCTGGATCGCATTCTCAAACATCAGTTTTCAGGCGCTGCGGAATACGACTGGGACGTCGAGGGGCTGACCGTGACCTTGCGGATTCCTCGCGATCGCCTCTCTGTCTAG
- a CDS encoding response regulator encodes MPYALAVDDDAIIRLDACQILEAAGFRCVDAGSGDEALGVLSADPDRFTVLCTDVEMPGSTDGFALARRVAQHWPHIEIVVSSGRAKPTPECLPSKAVFIPKPFSAEIVHSELRRLLPDGKKPTPL; translated from the coding sequence ATGCCCTACGCCCTGGCGGTCGACGATGACGCCATCATCAGGCTGGACGCGTGCCAGATACTCGAGGCCGCCGGGTTCAGGTGCGTTGACGCGGGATCCGGCGACGAGGCCCTTGGGGTTCTCTCTGCGGATCCGGATCGTTTCACTGTGCTTTGCACCGATGTCGAGATGCCGGGCTCGACGGACGGCTTCGCCTTGGCTCGGCGCGTCGCTCAGCATTGGCCGCATATCGAGATCGTGGTCTCCAGCGGTCGCGCCAAACCCACGCCGGAATGCCTGCCGAGCAAGGCGGTCTTCATTCCGAAGCCTTTTTCAGCTGAGATCGTCCACAGCGAGCTGCGTCGACTTCTGCCGGACGGGAAAAAGCCGACACCTTTGTGA
- a CDS encoding Crp/Fnr family transcriptional regulator, with the protein MTPLTMKLEQCTALSEAERRRLDRLSEFPAKHFDAGDVILAEGQRVDRIHLVTDGFAARVKSLPDGLRQIVAFMIPGDLCDLEVFVLERMDHDIIAMAPTRCALIPMQEITELLTEVTTLTKALWWSTMTDLAVLRNRIVDQGRREAPERLAHLFYELLIRYRMIGMAADNSYPLPLSQTGLADAAGISPVHANRSLSLLRAERLVELDRGVVTVLNPAGLKRIAGFEAGYLHMARTEHPTNVSHRAEDLI; encoded by the coding sequence ATGACCCCCCTAACCATGAAGCTGGAGCAGTGCACGGCTTTGAGCGAGGCCGAGCGTCGCCGTCTCGATCGATTGTCCGAGTTTCCCGCAAAGCATTTCGACGCCGGTGACGTGATCCTCGCGGAAGGCCAACGGGTGGATCGAATCCATCTTGTGACCGATGGCTTCGCCGCACGGGTGAAGTCGCTGCCTGACGGGTTGAGACAGATCGTCGCCTTCATGATCCCGGGTGACCTCTGCGACCTGGAAGTGTTCGTGCTCGAGCGTATGGATCACGACATCATCGCCATGGCTCCGACCCGGTGCGCCCTGATCCCCATGCAGGAAATCACCGAACTGCTGACTGAGGTCACGACCCTGACCAAGGCCCTGTGGTGGTCAACCATGACGGACCTTGCCGTGCTTAGAAATCGCATCGTCGATCAGGGGCGACGTGAGGCGCCGGAGCGTCTCGCGCACCTCTTCTACGAACTGTTGATCCGCTATCGCATGATCGGAATGGCGGCGGACAATTCCTACCCCCTGCCGCTTTCCCAGACCGGTCTGGCCGATGCGGCGGGAATCTCTCCGGTCCATGCAAACCGCAGCCTGAGCCTGCTCCGCGCTGAACGACTGGTCGAGCTCGATCGGGGGGTGGTGACCGTCCTGAATCCAGCCGGGCTCAAGCGCATCGCCGGCTTCGAGGCCGGCTACCTTCATATGGCGCGCACCGAGCACCCGACGAATGTCTCTCACCGGGCGGAGGACCTGATCTAG